A stretch of Pseudomonas taetrolens DNA encodes these proteins:
- a CDS encoding MFS transporter, giving the protein MHDPYSERMSGSETRAASGLALVFAFRMLGMFMVLPVLATYGMDLAGATPALIGLAIGAYGLTQAIFQIPFGVISDRIGRRPVIYLGLIVFALGSVLAANSDSIWGVIAGRILQGAGAISAAVMALLSDLTREQHRTKAMAMIGMTIGLSFAVAMVVGPLLTRAFGLSGLFLATGVMALAGIVIVMFMVPRSTGTLQHRESGVARQALLPTLRHPDLLRLDLGIFVLHAMLMSSFIALPLALVEKAGLPKEQHWWVYLTALLISFFAMIPFIIYGEKKRKMKRVLLGAVVTLMLTELFFWQFGNSLRALVIGTVVFFTAFNLLEASLPSLISKVSPAGGKGTAMGVYSTSQFLGSALGGILGGWLFQHGGLSVVFLGCAGLAALWLVFAVTMREPPYVTSLRLPLSPEALREAGLTERLKAVAGVTDAVVVAEEAAIYIKLDTELLDRATLEQLVNPAPTCEA; this is encoded by the coding sequence ATGCACGATCCCTACAGCGAACGCATGAGTGGCAGCGAGACCCGAGCAGCAAGCGGTCTGGCCCTTGTGTTCGCCTTCCGTATGCTGGGCATGTTTATGGTGTTGCCGGTACTGGCGACCTATGGAATGGACCTGGCAGGAGCGACGCCGGCCCTGATTGGTTTGGCAATTGGCGCTTATGGCCTGACTCAGGCTATTTTTCAGATTCCGTTCGGGGTTATCTCTGACCGTATTGGCCGTCGTCCCGTGATCTATCTGGGATTGATCGTCTTCGCGTTGGGTAGCGTGCTGGCGGCGAATTCAGATTCGATCTGGGGTGTTATCGCCGGACGTATCCTGCAAGGTGCCGGTGCTATTTCTGCTGCGGTGATGGCATTGCTCTCGGACCTGACCCGCGAACAACATCGCACCAAGGCCATGGCCATGATCGGCATGACCATTGGTTTGTCGTTTGCTGTCGCGATGGTGGTGGGGCCGTTGCTGACCCGGGCCTTTGGCTTGTCGGGGTTGTTTTTGGCAACGGGTGTGATGGCGCTGGCAGGGATTGTGATCGTCATGTTCATGGTGCCGCGCTCGACCGGCACCTTGCAGCATCGTGAATCCGGCGTAGCCAGGCAGGCCTTGCTGCCGACCCTGCGTCACCCGGACCTGCTGCGTCTGGATCTGGGCATTTTTGTGTTGCACGCCATGTTGATGTCGAGCTTCATCGCATTGCCGCTGGCGTTGGTCGAAAAAGCCGGCCTGCCCAAAGAGCAACATTGGTGGGTCTACCTCACGGCCTTGCTGATTTCATTTTTCGCCATGATTCCGTTCATCATCTACGGCGAAAAGAAACGCAAAATGAAACGAGTTTTACTCGGCGCCGTCGTGACGTTGATGCTCACTGAGCTATTCTTCTGGCAGTTCGGCAATAGTTTGCGAGCGCTGGTGATCGGAACCGTGGTGTTTTTCACGGCGTTCAACCTGCTGGAGGCATCGTTGCCTTCGCTGATCAGCAAGGTGTCACCGGCAGGTGGCAAGGGCACCGCGATGGGGGTGTATTCGACCAGTCAATTCCTGGGGTCGGCACTGGGCGGCATTCTCGGCGGCTGGTTATTCCAGCATGGCGGTCTGTCGGTTGTGTTCCTCGGATGCGCAGGTCTGGCTGCACTCTGGCTTGTCTTTGCTGTTACCATGCGCGAACCGCCGTATGTGACAAGCCTGCGTTTGCCGTTATCGCCTGAGGCGCTTCGCGAAGCAGGTCTGACCGAACGTTTAAAGGCTGTTGCTGGCGTGACAGATGCAGTGGTGGTAGCCGAAGAGGCTGCCATTTATATCAAATTGGACACCGAACTATTGGATCGCGCGACACTCGAGCAGTTGGTTAATCCAGCGCCGACGTGCGAAGCCTAG
- a CDS encoding single-stranded DNA-binding protein encodes MARGVNKVILVGTCGQDPEVRYLPNGNAVTNLSLATSEQWTDKQTGQKVEKTEWHRVSMFGKVAEIAGEYLRKGSQVYIEGKLQTREWEKDGIKRYTTEIVVDMQGTMQLLGGRPQGDQQNQGGGNNYQQSAPRQQAQRPAPQQQPQRESRPAPQQQAAQPAPDFDSFDDDIPF; translated from the coding sequence ATGGCCCGTGGGGTTAACAAAGTTATATTGGTCGGCACATGCGGCCAGGATCCCGAAGTTCGCTACTTGCCTAACGGTAATGCCGTGACCAACCTGAGTCTGGCAACCAGCGAACAGTGGACTGACAAGCAAACCGGTCAAAAAGTCGAAAAAACCGAATGGCACCGTGTATCGATGTTCGGCAAGGTCGCTGAGATCGCGGGTGAATACCTGCGTAAAGGTTCGCAGGTCTACATCGAAGGCAAGCTGCAGACCCGCGAGTGGGAAAAAGACGGTATCAAGCGTTACACCACTGAAATCGTGGTCGACATGCAAGGCACCATGCAACTGCTGGGTGGCCGCCCACAGGGCGACCAACAAAACCAGGGCGGTGGTAATAACTACCAGCAATCCGCTCCGCGCCAGCAGGCTCAACGCCCTGCGCCGCAACAGCAGCCACAGCGCGAGTCGCGTCCAGCGCCGCAACAGCAGGCAGCACAACCTGCTCCGGATTTCGACAGCTTCGATGACGATATCCCGTTCTAG
- a CDS encoding MFS transporter, whose amino-acid sequence MPSSSLTAPVVGSATRSQTGLQITIMAIAAFVIVTTEFLIIGLLPALAKDLGVSIAMAGQLVTLFAFTVMLFGPILTARLAHIDRRQLFTCILLVFAASNVLAALAPNIWVLALARFIPALLLPVFWGTASETAGQLAGPAHAGKAVANVYMGISAALVFGIPLGTLAADSVGWRGSFWILAALCLLIGLLIRLFMPALPSAPQRTTGDKQTGIFKDPRFLAHVALSTLAFTAMFTAYTYLADTLQRLAGIAPGQVGWWLMGFGAVGMLGNHFGGRLVDRSPLGSTVLFLVLLAIGMLAATPLASQHGWLIVALIVWGIAYTALFPICQVRVMRAGAKAQALAATMNISAANAGIGLGAILGGLGIRHFGLESLGMISAGIAGLAIVVALLLMRRT is encoded by the coding sequence ATGCCCTCTTCATCATTGACCGCCCCAGTAGTCGGTAGCGCCACCCGATCACAAACGGGCCTGCAAATCACCATCATGGCCATAGCCGCATTCGTGATTGTGACCACTGAATTTTTGATCATCGGTCTACTGCCCGCGCTGGCCAAAGACCTGGGTGTCTCCATCGCCATGGCGGGACAACTGGTGACGCTGTTCGCCTTCACTGTGATGCTGTTCGGTCCTATCCTGACCGCCCGGCTTGCTCATATCGATCGCAGACAGCTGTTCACCTGCATCCTGCTGGTGTTCGCGGCATCCAATGTTCTGGCAGCCCTGGCGCCCAATATTTGGGTACTTGCACTCGCCCGTTTCATTCCAGCGCTACTGCTCCCGGTGTTTTGGGGCACCGCCAGCGAAACCGCCGGGCAACTGGCCGGTCCGGCACATGCCGGCAAAGCCGTTGCCAACGTTTATATGGGTATTTCCGCTGCGCTGGTGTTTGGTATCCCGCTTGGCACCCTGGCCGCGGACTCCGTTGGCTGGCGTGGGAGCTTCTGGATACTGGCCGCCCTGTGCTTGCTGATAGGCCTGTTGATCCGCCTCTTTATGCCAGCGCTGCCATCAGCTCCCCAACGCACTACGGGAGATAAGCAGACCGGCATTTTCAAAGACCCGCGCTTTCTGGCTCACGTTGCGCTTTCTACCTTGGCGTTCACCGCCATGTTCACCGCCTACACCTATTTGGCTGACACCTTGCAACGACTGGCGGGGATCGCGCCGGGTCAAGTCGGATGGTGGCTGATGGGCTTTGGTGCCGTGGGCATGCTAGGCAATCATTTCGGCGGGCGTCTGGTTGACCGGAGTCCGCTAGGCTCAACGGTGCTGTTTCTGGTCTTACTGGCCATCGGCATGCTGGCTGCCACGCCGCTGGCATCGCAACACGGATGGTTGATCGTGGCACTGATTGTGTGGGGTATCGCCTATACCGCACTGTTCCCGATTTGCCAGGTTCGGGTCATGCGCGCAGGTGCCAAGGCTCAGGCACTCGCGGCCACCATGAACATCTCAGCCGCCAATGCCGGGATCGGATTGGGCGCGATTCTGGGCGGACTGGGCATTCGTCACTTCGGGCTGGAATCATTGGGAATGATCTCGGCAGGCATCGCCGGCCTCGCAATCGTGGTCGCCCTGCTACTAATGCGCCGCACGTAA
- a CDS encoding LysR family transcriptional regulator, producing the protein MFSSERLKGIDVFVCVAETGSFTAAAERLNLTGSAISKGIARLEARLDIRLFNRTTRRLSLTDAGVRFYRTCTNVLGELEEAEMALHAQNTEPMGRVRIDLPAAYGRLHALGVILRCVADHALLLPHISFSDRFVDPVEEDIDIVVRIGGSDIWPDALGRRYLGTERLVFCASPHYLMKHGEPRTEHDLEHHSCVVYARGDGMVNPWHFAGTHGGGTERRVLPARIAVGDGEGQAAAVLAGQGIAQLPTWLIKQALEAGTLVEVLPHLATDGSPLNLVWLKRRQSQPKVSVLLEALGASLTS; encoded by the coding sequence ATGTTCTCTTCCGAACGCCTGAAAGGCATTGATGTATTTGTCTGTGTTGCAGAAACAGGCAGTTTTACGGCCGCAGCCGAGCGTCTGAACTTGACCGGTTCAGCCATCAGCAAAGGCATTGCTAGATTGGAGGCGCGACTCGACATTCGACTGTTCAATCGGACCACCCGCAGGCTCTCGCTGACCGATGCCGGGGTCAGGTTTTACCGGACCTGTACCAACGTGCTGGGAGAGTTGGAGGAGGCAGAAATGGCCCTCCATGCCCAGAATACCGAGCCCATGGGGCGCGTGCGCATCGACTTGCCAGCAGCCTACGGTCGCCTGCATGCGCTGGGCGTTATTTTGCGATGCGTTGCAGACCATGCATTGCTGCTTCCCCATATCTCGTTCTCTGACCGCTTCGTTGATCCTGTCGAAGAAGATATCGATATTGTCGTGCGCATTGGTGGGTCGGATATTTGGCCGGATGCCCTGGGGCGGCGTTACCTGGGGACGGAGCGCCTGGTTTTTTGTGCCTCGCCACACTATTTGATGAAGCACGGTGAGCCCCGGACTGAGCATGATCTGGAACACCACAGTTGCGTGGTGTACGCCCGTGGTGATGGCATGGTCAACCCTTGGCACTTTGCCGGTACTCATGGGGGCGGTACCGAGCGTCGCGTTCTGCCTGCACGTATTGCCGTTGGGGACGGCGAAGGTCAGGCGGCAGCTGTCCTGGCCGGGCAGGGCATTGCGCAACTTCCGACCTGGCTGATCAAACAAGCGCTGGAGGCGGGCACGCTGGTGGAAGTCTTGCCGCATCTGGCCACCGACGGCTCGCCGCTGAATTTGGTCTGGCTCAAGCGTCGGCAGTCGCAACCCAAGGTCAGCGTGTTGCTGGAGGCGCTGGGTGCATCATTGACCTCCTGA
- a CDS encoding mechanosensitive ion channel family protein, which translates to MFKFKTAILLIILLLTGNGILQAAPTLASVIKAEEVDGKPPVLVNGGLLGALGAGMDEVQGRLGLSMHLLDGWRLRAARAGEEAEVLAEQAYEHPSWNAAADFLIVSVTWFAAFIGLMLLARLVLNYVCSRRVTQNKVRVKSLLGYALPYLFPAMIALPLTLSVSRFLQDSMGVSLALSLAYASSGGVFCAALVLTMNAMFDVGHKRRAVDIIRRTAPRSLFVIGFSAALSDALNSLKIAWQIGVNLASCLSVVAGLIACIAFAHLVVRLRRPVAHLIRNRALAQRLGQPALQESLRIFSVLWYWPILLMLLVSAFNLLGVGESSERTLRNALMTSGLLIGTVFLSTTLHHWFRTAPRSSGAYKVRLLNVMYAVLRIVLAVTFIELLVQIWGFSLLAFASDSSTGKVISDSLGHILLILLVTWLAWVVLDTAIQQALQPTVNRRGSREPSTRTKTILPLLRNAIKVILVVVCTITTMANLGVNVAPFLAGAGVIGLAIGFGSQQLVQDVITGLFIIIEDTISVGDWVVVDSNHSGTVEGLTIRTLRLRDSRGFVHSVPFGQIKVVINHSRQFAYAFFSVQFTYDSDMDKATEVIREAGQQISDDPLLSLSLQGSLTIFGVDSMSLDGVVITAQFRTVSGAQNTISRAFNARLKKLVDKSADVHFAQHYPQGFLMPVRETEGRAESATVKQQPAVLLTDIPPQSQ; encoded by the coding sequence TTGTTTAAATTCAAAACAGCTATTTTGCTCATCATCCTGTTGCTCACAGGGAATGGCATCCTTCAGGCGGCACCCACGCTGGCTTCCGTGATCAAGGCCGAAGAAGTCGATGGCAAGCCGCCTGTGCTGGTCAACGGTGGGTTGCTTGGGGCACTGGGTGCTGGAATGGATGAAGTCCAGGGGCGGTTGGGTTTGAGCATGCACCTGCTGGATGGCTGGCGCTTGCGTGCAGCACGGGCAGGGGAAGAGGCTGAAGTGCTCGCCGAGCAGGCCTATGAACATCCCTCCTGGAATGCGGCCGCCGATTTCCTCATTGTATCCGTCACCTGGTTTGCCGCTTTCATAGGATTAATGCTGCTCGCACGGTTGGTGCTCAACTATGTGTGTAGCCGTCGCGTGACTCAAAACAAGGTACGGGTGAAGTCCCTGCTGGGCTATGCGCTGCCGTATCTGTTTCCGGCGATGATCGCTTTGCCATTGACGTTGTCTGTCAGTCGTTTTTTACAGGACTCAATGGGTGTCTCGCTGGCGCTCAGTCTCGCGTATGCCAGCAGTGGTGGGGTTTTCTGCGCGGCGCTGGTGCTGACCATGAATGCAATGTTCGATGTCGGGCACAAGCGCCGCGCGGTGGATATCATTCGCCGGACGGCTCCGCGCTCTTTGTTTGTAATCGGTTTTTCCGCGGCCCTGAGTGATGCGCTTAACAGCCTGAAAATAGCCTGGCAAATAGGTGTCAATCTCGCCAGTTGCTTGTCGGTTGTGGCAGGACTGATTGCGTGTATCGCATTTGCTCATTTGGTGGTCAGGTTGCGGCGTCCGGTGGCGCACCTGATTCGCAATCGGGCATTGGCACAGCGTTTGGGGCAGCCGGCGCTTCAAGAGTCCCTGCGGATCTTTTCAGTGCTGTGGTATTGGCCCATTCTGCTGATGCTGCTGGTGTCGGCGTTCAACCTGCTGGGGGTGGGCGAAAGCAGCGAGCGAACCTTGCGCAACGCCTTGATGACTTCGGGCTTGCTGATTGGCACCGTGTTTTTAAGTACCACGCTGCACCATTGGTTCAGGACCGCCCCTCGAAGCAGCGGTGCGTATAAAGTGCGTTTGCTTAATGTGATGTATGCCGTTCTGCGGATTGTCCTGGCCGTGACCTTTATCGAGCTGCTGGTACAGATCTGGGGTTTTTCCCTGTTGGCATTTGCTTCAGACAGCAGTACGGGTAAGGTCATCAGCGATTCACTGGGGCATATTTTATTGATTTTGTTGGTGACGTGGCTGGCCTGGGTGGTGCTCGATACCGCGATCCAGCAGGCCTTGCAGCCTACCGTTAACCGACGGGGGAGCCGGGAGCCAAGCACCCGCACCAAGACCATCCTGCCGTTGTTGCGCAACGCGATCAAAGTGATTCTGGTGGTGGTGTGTACCATCACTACCATGGCCAATCTGGGGGTCAACGTCGCGCCCTTTCTTGCCGGTGCCGGGGTGATCGGGCTGGCAATCGGCTTTGGTTCTCAGCAGTTGGTACAAGACGTGATCACGGGGCTGTTCATTATTATTGAAGACACCATTTCGGTCGGCGACTGGGTGGTGGTGGACTCCAATCATTCTGGCACCGTCGAGGGACTGACCATTCGCACCTTGCGTCTGCGCGATTCTCGCGGCTTTGTGCACTCGGTTCCGTTTGGTCAGATCAAGGTGGTCATTAACCATTCCCGTCAATTTGCGTACGCCTTCTTTTCGGTGCAGTTCACCTATGACTCCGATATGGACAAAGCCACTGAGGTGATCCGCGAGGCTGGTCAGCAGATCAGTGATGACCCTTTGCTCAGTCTTAGCCTGCAAGGTTCACTGACCATTTTTGGGGTCGATAGCATGAGCCTGGACGGGGTGGTGATTACCGCGCAGTTTCGTACGGTCTCCGGTGCTCAGAACACCATCAGCCGTGCCTTCAACGCCCGACTTAAAAAGCTTGTGGATAAGTCCGCGGATGTACACTTTGCACAACATTATCCACAGGGCTTTCTCATGCCGGTGCGAGAGACCGAAGGCCGCGCTGAATCGGCCACGGTCAAGCAGCAGCCTGCGGTGTTACTGACCGACATCCCGCCACAGTCACAATGA
- a CDS encoding sugar nucleotide-binding protein, producing the protein MRMRLMLLGGGNALGQALIRLGAEEDINFLAPRPPQDGWDAASLTQLLDDTRPDAVINLAYYFDWFQAQAVSENRLAGQERAVERLAELCQHHNMILLQPSSYRVFDGSRATAYSEKDEPVPLGLRGQALWRIEQSVRAICPQHVLLRFGWLLDDSAEGTLGRFLAQAEKPEELLMADDRRGNPTPVDDAARVIISVLKQLDCAAPLWGTYHYAGHEATTPLALGQAILSEARHLHPLAIEAPTPQAHAARPDAAEEPQHAVLACKKILHTFGIKPRAWRAALPTLLDRFYRHG; encoded by the coding sequence ATGCGAATGCGCCTTATGTTATTGGGCGGCGGAAATGCTCTCGGGCAGGCGCTGATTCGTCTCGGTGCCGAGGAAGACATCAACTTCCTGGCCCCGCGTCCGCCGCAAGACGGTTGGGACGCTGCGAGCCTGACGCAACTGCTGGATGACACCCGTCCGGATGCCGTTATCAACCTTGCTTACTACTTCGACTGGTTTCAGGCGCAGGCGGTGAGCGAGAACCGTCTTGCTGGTCAGGAGCGTGCTGTCGAGCGTTTGGCAGAGCTGTGCCAGCACCACAACATGATTTTGCTGCAGCCTTCCAGCTATCGCGTTTTCGATGGCTCGCGTGCGACGGCCTACAGTGAAAAGGACGAACCTGTTCCGCTGGGGCTACGCGGTCAGGCGTTATGGCGCATCGAGCAAAGTGTACGCGCCATTTGCCCGCAACACGTCCTGCTGCGTTTCGGCTGGTTACTCGACGACAGCGCCGAAGGCACTCTGGGCCGTTTTCTGGCCCAGGCAGAAAAACCTGAAGAGTTGTTGATGGCGGATGACCGTCGGGGTAACCCGACGCCCGTCGATGATGCGGCCCGCGTTATCATCTCGGTCCTCAAGCAACTGGACTGTGCAGCACCGCTCTGGGGTACTTATCACTACGCCGGGCATGAGGCGACCACGCCACTGGCGCTGGGACAAGCGATTCTCAGCGAAGCTCGCCATCTGCACCCGCTGGCCATCGAAGCGCCGACGCCCCAGGCCCATGCCGCACGCCCGGATGCCGCCGAAGAGCCTCAGCATGCCGTACTGGCGTGCAAAAAAATTCTACACACGTTCGGGATCAAGCCTCGCGCCTGGCGCGCAGCACTTCCGACATTACTGGACAGGTTTTATCGTCATGGTTGA
- a CDS encoding NAD-dependent epimerase/dehydratase family protein, whose amino-acid sequence MVDAPVLITGGAGFIGSNLVDVLLAKGYAVRILDDMSTGKRSNLPMDNPKLELIEGDVADAALVAKVMDGCSAVVHLAAVASVQASVDDPVRTHQSNFIGTLNVCEAMRKAGIKRVVFASSAAVYGNNGEGESIVEDTPKAPLTPYASDKLSSEYYLDFYRRQHGLEPIIFRFFNIYGPRQDPSSPYSGVISIFSERVEKGLPITIFGDGEQTRDFVYVGDLVKILLQAIEAPDVEEGAINVGLNKATSLKHMLEALREVVGQLPVISYVPARPGDIRHSRADNSRLLQRFSLGQTTPMSEGLARLLGR is encoded by the coding sequence ATGGTTGATGCACCCGTTTTAATCACTGGCGGCGCCGGCTTCATTGGGTCCAACCTCGTGGATGTCCTGCTGGCCAAAGGATATGCCGTACGGATCCTCGACGACATGTCGACCGGCAAGCGCAGCAACTTGCCAATGGACAACCCGAAGCTCGAACTGATTGAAGGTGACGTGGCGGATGCAGCGCTGGTGGCCAAGGTGATGGATGGCTGCAGTGCAGTGGTTCATCTGGCGGCTGTAGCCTCGGTGCAGGCGTCGGTGGACGACCCGGTACGCACTCATCAAAGCAACTTTATCGGCACTTTGAATGTTTGCGAAGCCATGCGTAAAGCGGGCATCAAGCGGGTTGTATTTGCCTCCAGTGCCGCGGTTTACGGTAACAACGGGGAAGGCGAGTCGATTGTTGAAGACACCCCCAAGGCGCCGCTGACACCTTACGCGTCAGACAAACTGTCCAGTGAGTACTACCTGGATTTCTACCGCCGGCAACACGGTCTTGAGCCGATCATTTTCCGCTTCTTCAACATTTATGGCCCACGGCAGGATCCTTCTTCTCCGTACTCAGGTGTCATCAGCATCTTTAGCGAGCGTGTAGAAAAGGGCCTGCCCATCACCATCTTTGGCGATGGTGAGCAAACCCGCGACTTCGTATACGTCGGTGATCTGGTGAAGATCCTGTTGCAGGCCATCGAGGCCCCGGATGTTGAAGAGGGTGCAATAAACGTTGGGTTGAACAAGGCCACCAGCCTCAAGCATATGCTCGAAGCTCTGCGTGAAGTCGTTGGCCAGTTGCCGGTGATCAGCTACGTGCCGGCCCGTCCGGGTGATATCCGTCATTCGCGTGCCGACAATAGCCGCCTGTTGCAACGCTTCAGTCTCGGCCAAACCACGCCGATGAGCGAAGGCCTGGCGCGTTTGCTCGGTCGTTAA
- a CDS encoding OmpW/AlkL family protein → MHKSLLSAAILALAVAPLAHAHTEGDIIVRAGAITVNPKADSSSVKVDRGPLAGADLGGKATMSSDTQLGLNFAYMITDNIGIELLAATPFEHDVKLKGTGLAAANGKLGTLKHLPPTLSVVYYPLDSKSVFQPYVGAGINYTWIYDEHVGSRASAEGFDNFRAKNSWGMAWQLGADYMLTDNIMINAQARYIDIDTRAYVDNNAVAGGTRAKVNVDVDPWVYMVGLGYKF, encoded by the coding sequence ATGCACAAGTCTTTGCTCAGTGCCGCGATCCTGGCGCTCGCCGTCGCCCCGCTTGCCCACGCGCACACTGAAGGCGACATCATCGTCCGCGCCGGTGCAATTACGGTAAACCCGAAAGCCGACAGCTCCAGCGTCAAGGTTGATCGCGGTCCGTTGGCGGGCGCCGATTTGGGCGGCAAGGCGACCATGAGCAGCGACACCCAGCTGGGCCTCAACTTTGCGTACATGATCACCGACAACATCGGGATCGAGCTGCTGGCTGCGACGCCGTTCGAGCATGACGTCAAACTCAAAGGCACCGGCCTGGCCGCGGCCAACGGCAAGCTCGGTACTCTCAAGCACCTGCCACCGACCCTGAGCGTCGTCTATTACCCACTGGACTCCAAATCGGTGTTCCAGCCTTACGTGGGTGCCGGCATCAACTACACCTGGATCTATGACGAGCACGTGGGCAGCCGCGCCAGCGCTGAAGGCTTCGACAACTTCCGGGCGAAAAACTCGTGGGGCATGGCTTGGCAGTTGGGCGCGGACTACATGCTGACTGACAACATCATGATCAACGCCCAGGCCCGTTATATCGACATCGATACCCGAGCCTATGTGGATAACAACGCCGTCGCCGGTGGCACCCGGGCCAAGGTCAACGTTGACGTGGATCCGTGGGTTTACATGGTAGGTCTGGGCTACAAGTTCTAA
- a CDS encoding DUF3299 domain-containing protein: MKSTSISRLLLALLLLVAMPLWAAQPRELTWSEMVPPDAPSEAPDMAPMHDLSQLGNLDPEAAPAARQGMPNAPVVPALDGQVIRLPGYIVPLEVNEEGRTTDFLLVPYFGACIHVPPPPSNQIVHVTSKEGVKLDELYQPYWIVGAMQVKPSTSDLADAGYQMDAQKILVYELPE; encoded by the coding sequence ATGAAAAGCACGTCGATATCGCGCCTGTTGCTGGCGCTACTGCTACTGGTTGCCATGCCCCTGTGGGCGGCCCAGCCGAGAGAGCTGACATGGTCAGAGATGGTGCCGCCGGACGCGCCCTCTGAAGCCCCCGACATGGCTCCGATGCACGACCTGTCTCAGTTGGGCAACCTTGACCCGGAAGCGGCCCCCGCTGCCAGGCAAGGTATGCCCAATGCGCCGGTTGTCCCTGCGCTGGACGGTCAGGTGATTCGTTTGCCGGGGTATATCGTACCGCTTGAAGTGAACGAAGAAGGTCGCACTACGGACTTCCTGCTGGTGCCGTACTTTGGCGCCTGCATCCACGTGCCGCCCCCGCCGTCGAACCAGATCGTGCACGTAACCAGCAAGGAAGGGGTCAAGCTCGACGAGTTATACCAACCCTACTGGATCGTAGGCGCGATGCAGGTCAAGCCGAGCACCAGCGATCTGGCCGATGCGGGCTATCAGATGGATGCCCAGAAGATCCTGGTCTACGAATTACCCGAGTAG
- a CDS encoding ABC transporter permease yields MYLFRLALASLANRRFTAVLTAFAIALSVCLLLAVERVRTEARASFASTISGTDLIVGARSGSVNLLLYSVFRIGNATNNIRWDSFEHFAHNPKVKWAIPMSLGDSHRGYRVMGTSEAYFEHYQYGHRQHLQLADGRAFVSDPFEVVLGAEVADALHYKLGDKLVLAHGVAAVSLVKHDDKPFTVVGILKRTGTPVDRTLHISLGGMEAIHIDWKNGVPARGAGRISADQARNLDLTPQAITAFMLGLNSKISTFALQREINEFRGEPMMAILPGVALQELWSLMSTAEKALFVVSLFVVLTGLIGMLTAILTSLNERRREMAILRSVGARPWHIATLLVFEALALALAGVVAGVGLLYVCIAVAQGYVQANYGLYLPLAWPSEYEWTLLGGILAAALLMGCVPAWRAYRQSLADGLSIRL; encoded by the coding sequence ATGTATTTGTTTCGTCTAGCCCTGGCCAGCCTGGCTAACCGCCGTTTTACCGCAGTGCTGACGGCGTTCGCCATTGCCCTGTCGGTGTGCCTGCTGCTGGCGGTCGAACGTGTGCGCACCGAAGCCCGCGCCAGCTTTGCCAGTACCATCAGCGGCACCGACCTGATCGTCGGCGCACGTTCGGGGTCGGTCAATCTGTTGTTGTATTCGGTGTTTCGCATCGGCAATGCCACCAACAATATTCGCTGGGACAGCTTTGAGCACTTCGCCCACAACCCGAAAGTGAAATGGGCCATTCCCATGTCTCTCGGCGACTCCCATCGCGGTTATCGGGTGATGGGCACCAGCGAAGCGTATTTCGAGCACTACCAATACGGTCATCGACAACACTTGCAACTGGCCGACGGTCGCGCGTTTGTCAGTGATCCGTTTGAGGTGGTACTCGGTGCCGAAGTGGCTGACGCACTGCATTACAAACTGGGCGACAAACTGGTGCTGGCTCACGGCGTAGCCGCCGTCAGCCTGGTCAAGCATGACGACAAACCCTTTACCGTCGTGGGTATTCTCAAGCGCACCGGGACTCCGGTGGATCGCACGCTGCACATCAGCCTCGGCGGTATGGAGGCGATCCATATCGACTGGAAAAACGGCGTTCCTGCCCGTGGTGCGGGGCGCATCAGCGCCGATCAAGCGCGCAACCTTGACCTCACCCCACAGGCCATCACCGCATTCATGCTGGGCCTGAACAGCAAGATCTCGACCTTTGCCCTGCAACGGGAAATCAATGAGTTTCGCGGCGAGCCAATGATGGCGATCTTGCCCGGCGTCGCATTGCAGGAACTCTGGAGTTTGATGAGCACCGCTGAAAAGGCGCTGTTTGTCGTGTCACTGTTCGTCGTACTGACCGGGTTGATCGGCATGCTTACTGCCATTCTGACCAGCTTGAATGAACGCCGACGCGAGATGGCGATTCTGCGCTCGGTCGGCGCCCGCCCCTGGCATATTGCAACCCTGCTGGTGTTCGAAGCCCTGGCGCTGGCATTGGCGGGCGTCGTTGCCGGCGTCGGGTTGTTGTATGTGTGTATCGCTGTGGCCCAAGGTTACGTGCAAGCAAATTACGGGCTCTATTTGCCCTTGGCGTGGCCAAGTGAATATGAATGGACGCTGCTCGGCGGTATTCTGGCGGCCGCCCTGCTAATGGGCTGCGTGCCCGCATGGCGCGCTTACCGGCAATCGCTGGCCGATGGCCTGTCCATTCGTTTATGA